One stretch of Indicator indicator isolate 239-I01 chromosome 36, UM_Iind_1.1, whole genome shotgun sequence DNA includes these proteins:
- the MEF2B gene encoding myocyte-specific enhancer factor 2B, with the protein MGRKKIQISRILDQRNRQVTFTKRKFGLMKKAYELSVLCDCEIALIIFNSTNRLFQYASSDMDRVLLKYTEYSEPHESRTNSDILQTLKRKGLGLESQELELDEGPDPGEKAGRLSEGMDLSVARPRFYSPAPLPEAAYSSSLPGTDLSLGSASSSPQSQGRLPAFKPAPKPPGRSPGPLPPGLSYPLFPTSSLNRALATKTPPPLYLGAEARRGEGHGSLANSRSGASAGRPLYPTLQPLSPLLTSGSSGVPGHSLAGFSFLSPSQAAEFGAGEAPPAPSFLQPGPAAWQHPRDMAALGVSSRIVSIEEPSPAPSTSPQHQTISIKSERVSPGLGCPSGTPQHPLASLASLSDASRGGSGELQPRDDYAKGYPYPLGTPRPLAEEQRVPVPTRRAQAMDTWQR; encoded by the exons ATGGGtcggaaaaaaatccaaatcagCAGAATATTGGATCAGAGGAACCGGCAG GTGACCTTCACCAAGCGGAAGTTCGGGCTGATGAAGAAGGCTTACGAGCTGAGCGTGCTGTGCGACTGCGAGATCGCCCTCATCATCTTCAACAGCACCAACCGCCTCTTCCAGTACGCCAGCAGCGACATGGACCGGGTCCTGCTCAAGTACACCGAGTACAGCGAGCCCCACGAGAGCCGCACCAACTCCGACATCCTCCAG accCTGAAGCgcaaggggctggggctggagagccaggagctggagctggacgAGGGGCCGGACCCTGgggagaaggcaggaaggctGAGCGAGGGCATGGACCTGTCAGTGGCACGGCCCAGGTTTTAT agcccagcGCCGCTGCCCGAAGCAGCctacagcagctccctgccgGGCACCGacctgtccctgggcagtgccagcagctccccacagaGCCAGGGCCGCCTGCCTGCCTTCAAACCAGCACCAAAGCCACCGGGGCGCTCACCGGGACCACTGCCCCCAG GTCTCAGCTACCCCCTGttccccaccagcagcctgaACCGGGCCCTGGCCACCAAGACCCCCCCCCCGCTGTATCTGGGGGCAGAGGCTCGGCGTGGTGAGGGCCATGGCAGCCTGGCAAACAGCAGGAGTGGTGCCAGTGCAGGG CGGCCTCTGTACCCCACTCTGCAGCCCCTGAGCCCCCTGCTCACCTCGGGCAGCTCTGGCGTCCCAGGCCACAGCCTCGCtggcttctccttcctctccccatcccaaGCAG CAGAATTTGGGGCTGGCGAggcccccccagcccccagcttcctgcagcctggcccagcAGCGTGGCAGCACCCCCGGGACATGGCAGCACTGGG GGTCAGCAGCAGAATTGTCTCCATCGAGGAGCCCAGCCccgcccccagcacctccccgCAGCACCAAACCATCAGCATCAAGTCGGAGCGAGTGTCCCCGGGACTGGGCTGCCCCTCGggcaccccccagcaccccctggccagcctggccTCCCTGAGTGATGCCTCCCGAGGAGGCTCTGGAGAGCTCCAGCCCCGGGACGACTATGCCAAGGGGTACCCCTACCCCCTGGGGACCCCCCGGCcgctggcagaggagcagagggtgcCGGTGCCCACGCGACGGGCACAGGCCATGGACACTTGGCAGAGATAG